The Syngnathus acus chromosome 3, fSynAcu1.2, whole genome shotgun sequence genome includes a window with the following:
- the kif7 gene encoding kinesin-like protein kif7: protein MSPKVPGGQGKGEYSSVQVAVRVRPLLPKELLRCHESCITVDPELQRVTLGHDRHFLCDFLFEETCCQDEVYSAAVQPLIDAFFQGFNATVFAYGQTGSGKTYTIGEANISSFRDEEQGIIPRAVADVFKLLDENDLTDFSVRVSYLEVYKEEFKDLLEVETASKDIHIREDKGNIVLCGVKECVVEGLDEVLSLLESGNTARHTGATQMNPNSSRSHTIITLYMDQRRGGLRLYGSTAGGGPQMLSSKFHFVDLAGSERILRTGNTGERLKESIQINSGLLALGNVIGALGDPKRKGSHIPYRDSKITRILKDSLGGNSKTLMVACISPSSSDFDESLNTLNYATRARNIQNRATVNCKREPDRVEGLEQQIKALRRALENRHRSETRIISHADPNRRPRLGEGEISRLQAQGAHYRTCTDTAYRLLRELQSEGVLTTEQSLKVKEWLCSVEEERSRLTTASGPDSGIENSSTEDSLALRRERPAVNNQDSDSLEKWSYERDCAKDGEKDETVVRLQAQVLRLERENTDFLAALEDAMEQYKLQSDKLQEQQDLIAELQCLLASPNVRGLGLNLCSRPHTAPISSVQQSQNGGSQGDILDVSLCDEQISSSAAEIHGINEDGAQCNHPRVRQRQVNQTWTKKDMLLGGRAVGGRGLTSQLLELDQRPNITRKASNSSVGDTSVRDALRGFEGVSESGLLQAQQKIRELSVTIRMKEELIKELVKTGKDAQSLNRQYSHKITALESEAVQARQELHEAQRQLQELERQEREISATDKTRAQECRRKIAAAQSKVQVLSQRQRDTAHLANLPAQSERRVLELERSVQSMRQQQELLQKRLRQESQQKRRLETEMQRRTHRVKELEIKNEQQQKILKIKTEEIAAFQRQRRSGSNGSVISLEEQQKIEEQKRWLDEEMERVLEQRRGLEGLEGELTKREEILAKKEALLQERSGLETKRLRSSQALSKDLVTLTGRIETLEHELSERNGLLRSSSAQDSQQIRQEISNLRQEKDSLLKQRVELDDKLRQGNLLSPEEERTLFQLDEAIEALDAAIEYKNEAITQRQRQLRASASMLSQWEMNLMAKLSYLSASETRALLCKYFDKVVSLREEERKLQLALAELEMQLDEQQRLVQWLENALDRTQLDTDRRLTQQQKEHERSVQLLLQQCREQMDEGLAGRQRQYEGWIHGLSKELNHYKAANLELSNKLREFCGSSSQPKEQVKVVPCNGKPLAVSSMDNHGGRGTPMSEKPPKSREEMRELVNAPLPSTWRRSSLPTEEPALMEELWLPTTSDGPVNRVVQTGLNSSSVGTSLPAMKSRRESRRSSLNVGPLNSNNAFVDLRKNLA from the exons ATGTCTCCCAAAGTGCCCGGCGGCCAGGGCAAAGGAGAATATTCGTCAGTTCAAGTCGCAGTCCGAGTGCGTCCGCTGCTACCGAAAGAACTTCTCCGCTGTCACGAGAGCTGCATCACTGTGGACCCGGAACTACAGCGGGTCACCCTGGGTCACGACAGACACTTTCtttgtgactttttatttgaagaaaCGTGCTGCCAAGATGAGGTTTATTCCGCAGCTGTCCAGCCGCTTATCGATGCTTTCTTCCAAGGTTTCAATGCAACAGTCTTTGCTTACGGTCAGACAGGCTCGGGCAAGACTTACACCATTGGAGAAGCTAACATAT caTCATTTCGAGATGAAGAGCAGGGCATCATTCCCCGCGCTGTTGCGGATGTATTCAAGCTGCTGGATGAGAACGACCTCACGGACTTCTCTGTCCGAGTATCCTATTTGGAGGTCTACAAAGAGGAATTCAAGGACTTATTGGAGGTGGAAACTGCCAGCAAGGATATCCACATTCGGGAAGACAAGGGCAATATAG TGCTGTGTGGGGTCAAGGAGTGCGTAGTGGAGGGTCTCGATGAGGTCTTGAGTTTACTGGAATCGGGAAACACGGCCAGACACACTGGCGCAACTCAAATGAATCCAAACTCCAGCCGATCGCACACAATTATCACCTTGTACATGGATCAGCGACGGGGAGGTTTGCGTCTCTACGGAAGCACCGCTGGTGGCGGACCCCAAATGTTGTCTTCCAAGTTccattttgtggacttggCTGGCTCCGAACGCATCTTGAGAACGGGCAACACTGGAGAAAGACTGAAGGAGAGCATACAGATTAACAGCGGCCTTCTTGCCCTCGGAAATGTTATCGGAGCCCTCGGGGACCCAAAAAGGAAAGGCTCTCACATTCCGTATCGAGATTCGAAAATCACAAG GATTCTCAAAGACTCTTTAGGCGGAAATTCCAAAACCCTGATGGTAGCCTGCATCAGCCCATCGTCGTCAGACTTTGACGAAAGCCTCAATACACTAAACTACGCCACGAGGGCCCGCAATATTCAGAATCGGGCCACAGTCAACTGCAAGCGGGAGCCAGATCGCGTAGAAGGACTGGAGCAACAAATCAAGGCTCTTCGCCGAGCCCTGGAAAACCGCCACCGCTCAGAGACCCGCATCATTTCTCACGCCGATCCCAACAGGAGGCCGCGACTCGGCGAAGGCGAGATCAGCAGACTGCAAGCGCAAGGGGCCCACTATCGAACCTGCACAGACACTGCTTACAG ATTGCTACGCGAGCTGCAAAGTGAAGGGGTGCTGACGACGGAACAGAGTCTGAAAGTCAAGGAGTGGCTCTGTTCCGTGGAGGAGGAACGTAGTCGTCTGACGACCGCATCTGGACCGGACAGCGGTATCGAGAACAGCTCCACTGAGGATAGCCTTGCTTTAAGAAGGGAAAGGCCTGCAGTCAACAACCAG GATTCCGATTCTTTGGAGAAGTGGAGCTATGAGCGCGACTGTGCCAAGGATGGAGAGAAGGATGAGACTGTCGTCCGGCTTCAAGCGCAGGTCTTGCGTCTGGAGAGGGAGAATACTGATTTCCTGGCAGCTCTGGAGGATGCTATGGAGCAATACAAGCTGCAG AGTGATAAGCTTCAGGAGCAACAGGACCTGATTGCAGAGTTGCAGTGTCTGCTAGCCAGTCCCAACGTGCGCGGCTTGGGCCTTAATTTGTGCTCACGGCCTCACACCGCCCCGATTAGCTCCGTGCAACAAAGCCAAAATGGAGGCTCACAG GGTGATATTCTGGATGTTTCTCTCTGTGATGAGCAGATAAGCTCAAGTGCGGCAGAAATTCATGGGATCAATGAAGACGGCGCGCAGTGTAACCATCCCAGAGTGAGACAaag GCAGGTGAACCAAACCTGGACCAAGAAAGACATGCTCTTGGGTGGACGAGCAGTTGGTGGTAGAGGACTAACATCTCAGCTACTTGAGCTCGACCAACGCCCCAATATAACCAGAAAAGCAT CCAACTCCAGTGTGGGTGACACATCTGTACGCGATGCTCTGAGGGGCTTCGAAGGTGTTTCGGAGTCGGGTCTTCTTCAGGCCCAGCAGAAGATAAGGGAGCTGTCGGTCACTATCCGCATGAAAGAAGAGCTCATTAAGGAGCTGGTCAAAACTG GCAAGGATGCTCAGTCCTTGAACAGGCAGTACAGTCACAAGATCACAGCTCTGGAAAGCGAAGCCGtgcaggcccggcaggagctcCACGAGGCCCAAAGGCAACTCCAGGAGCTGGAGAGGCAGGAGAGAGAGATCAGTGCAACAGACAAGACCAGAGCTCAGGAGTGTCGACGGAAGATTGCGGCCGCTCAGAGCAAAGTTCAG GTTCTCAGTCAACGTCAGAGGGATACGGCCCATCTGGCTAATCTGCCAGCGCAAAGCGAGCGCCGGGTGCTCGAGCTGGAGCGAAGTGTTCAGTCCAtgaggcagcagcaggagcTTCTGCAGAAGCGACTACGTCAGGAAAGTCAGCAGAAACGCCGTCTGGAGACTGAGATGCAGCGCAGAACTCACAGAGTCaag GAACTGGAGATAAAGAATGAGCAACAGCAAAAGATTCTGAAGATCAAGACTGAAGAGATCGCCGCCTTCCAAAGGCAGAGACGCAGCGGCAGCAACGGCTCCGTCATCTCACTGGAGGAGCAACAG AAGATAGAGGAGCAGAAACGCTGGCTGGATGAGGAAATGGAGCGTGTACTGGAGCAAAGACGAGGACTCGAAGGTCTGGAAGGCGAGCTCACGAAACGAGAAGAAATCCTTGCCAAGAAAGAAGCCCTGCTACAGGAGCGCAGTGGTCTGGAGACCAAGAGACTTCGTTCCAGTCAG GCACTGAGTAAAGATCTGGTGACTCTAACAGGGCGCATCGAGACCCTTGAGCACGAGTTGAGCGAGAGGAACGGTCTCCTTCGCAGCAGCAGCGCTCAGGACTCGCAACAGATTCGTCAAGAAATCTCCAACCTGCGTCAAGAGAAAGATTCCTTGCTTAAACAGAGAGTGGAGCTGGACGATAAGTTGCGCCAAGGAAACCTACTCTCCCCTGAG GAGGAGCGAACCCTCTTCCAGTTGGATGAGGCCATCGAAGCTTTGGATGCCGCCATCGAGTACAAGAACGAGGCCATCACCCAAAGGCAGAGGCAGCTCAGGGCATCCGCCAGCATGTTGTCCCAGTGGGAGATGAATCTGATGGCCAAACTCAGCTACTTGTCGGCCTCAGAGACAAGAGCTTTGTTGTGCAAGTATTTTGACAAG GTGGTGTCGCTGCGCGAGGAGGAGCGTAAGCTACAGCTGGCGCTCGCCGAGCTGGAAATGCAGTTGGACGAACAGCAGAGGCTGGTTCAGTGGCTGGAGAACGCTCTGGATCGCACGCAGCTCGACACCGACCGTAGGCTCACGCAGCAGCAGAAGGAGCACGAGAGGAGCGTGCAGCTCTTACTGCAGCAGTGTCGAG AGCAAATGGACGAGGGCCTGGCAGGAAGGCAGCGGCAGTACGAAGGATGGATTCACGGCCTCAGCAAGGAGCTTAACCACTACAAGGCGGCAAATCTTGAACTAAGCAACAAACTAAGGGAATTCTGCGGCTCTTCCAGCCAGCCAAAGGAGCAGGTCAAAG TGGTGCCATGTAACGGTAAACCACTCGCTGTCAGTAGCATGGACAACCATGGGGGACGAGGGACGCCAATGAGTGAAAAACCTCCAAAGTCCAGAGAGGAAATGCGGGAGCTGGTGAATGCACCTCTTCCATCCACATGGAGGCGCTCTTCTCTCCCCACCGAGGAGCCCGCCCTCATGGAGGAGCTGTGGCTTCCAACGACCTCCGACGGTCCCGTCAACCGAGTAGTTCAAACCGGCTTGAACTCGTCCAGCGTTGGGACATCCCTGCCCGCTATGAAGTCTCGAAGGGAGTCCCGCCGCAGCAGCCTTAATGTGGGACCACTCAATTCAAACAATGCTTTCGTAGACTTGAGGAAGAATCTTGCCTGA
- the LOC119120169 gene encoding fibulin-7: protein MFVSLTTIITLLGFSSLHPTSGQDCASRMEIQGSLKQIQKLLSAHEASYVQSLRNLKKKINLIQSSTGKHSTRTVNSTCPKLDVPYNGRKLGKSHSVGHEVHFLCDPGYELVGTESRICQESLSWSGQQPICKEVNECASIPCLNGGTCLDDVNQFSCVCPKGWAGETCQSPVPTFFGTITNTSAATSPTSAASATLASDTAGSFVRPSRCSTVQGTTHCTCEPGYTISGRDSTTCTDIDECELFHNGQAGRLCLHTCVNTAGGYRCTCPAGYNVTRDGRSCKDIDECASRQNNCTREQTCINTYGGFQCVRVDCPKNPHATYVKTSPMRCERNPCPVDNKLCSQAPNSFSYHYLAVVSNLSAPRVMFRVSALRPIGDTLRFSLLGGRQARRHFTVQRSDRLTGQLMLSSPVQGPATLEAEVEMTELERRVQLGRYITKVTMFVSPYEF, encoded by the exons ATGTTTGTATCACTCACTACTATCATCACTCTTCTTGGCTTCTCTTCTCTGCATCCCACGTCTGGCCAG GACTGTGCTAGCAGAATGGAAATTCAAGGATCCCTGAAACAGATCCAGAAACTTCTTTCAGCTCATGAAGCCTCTTATGTTCAGAGCCTGCGCAacctgaagaagaaaataaacctTATACAGAGTAGCACAGGGAAGCACTCTACGAGAACCGTAAACA GTACCTGCCCCAAACTGGATGTGCCTTACAATGGGAGGAAACTGGGTAAATCACACAGCGTGGGCCATGAGGTTCATTTTTTGTGCGACCCTGGCTATGAACTTGTGGGAACAGAGAGCAGAATTTGTCAGGAAAGTCTGAGCTGGAGCGGCCAGCAGCCAATATGCAAAG AAGTCAACGAGTGTGCTTCCATCCCGTGCCTGAATGGTGGAACGTGTTTGGATGACGTTAACCAGTTTTCTTGCGTCTGTCCTAAAGGCTGGGCTGGAGAAACTTGCCAAAGCCCCGTGCCAACAT TCTTTGGCACCATTACAAACACTTCCGCTGCCACATCCCCAACCTCTGCTGCCTCTGCTACACTGGCATCCGACACGGCTGGCTCCTTTGTGCGTCCATCACGCTGCAGCACTGTGCAGGGGACCACCCACTGCACTTGTGAGCCAGGATACACCATCTCCGGCAGAGACAGCACCACTTGCACCG ATATCGATGAATGTGAGCTGTTTCATAATGGACAGGCCGGGAGACTGTGTTTACACACATGTGTTAACACCGCTGGGGGTTATCGCTGCACCTGTCCCGCTGGATACAATGTGACCCGCGATGGACGCAGCTGTAAAG ACATTGATGAGTGTGCCAGTAGACAAAATAACTGCACCAGGGAGCAGACCTGCATCAACACATACGGAGGCTTCCAGTGTGTTCGCGTGGACTGTCCAAAAAATCCTCATGCCACTTACGTCAAAACATCACCCAT GCGCTGTGAGCGAAATCCCTGCCCTGTGGATAACAAGCTGTGTTCTCAGGCTCCAAATTCCTTCTCCTACCATTACCTGGCAGTCGTATCCAACCTGTCAGCCCCCCGTGTCATGTTCCGGGTTTCGGCGTTGCGTCCAATAGGTGACACGCTTCGCTTCTCTCTGCTGGGTGGAAGGCAGGCTCGGCGCCACTTCACAGTCCAGCGTTCAGATCGCCTGACAGGTCAGCTGATGCTGAGCAGCCCAGTGCAGGGCCCTGCCACTCTGGAGGCTGAGGTGGAGATGACTGAGCTGGAGAGAAGGGTCCAGCTCGGCAGGTACATAACCAAAGTCACCATGTTTGTTTCTCCATATGAGTTCTAA